One Malassezia restricta chromosome III, complete sequence DNA segment encodes these proteins:
- a CDS encoding helix-loop-helix DNA-binding domain protein — MMEEESAEPAPVAFRATSDDMNEWKDLDSTLGVPKPWSMVDVPDLFLTNLIHDVDHTFADDSLTEFSSTMNHSGSDSESSSDAFKDFMMRQSSPESLSNTPPLVHSCGDGGVDGTTTSPPDFPLDTQDMAPLTNQQLASIFGFPPTSSCNQEPVQGISPSSVQQSPPVSMHKPEIPVQTTSPVSESQASSGSPTQESILASLHMQPGSNSNAMTALNRLRAVTHECEQKKQENKQQQVKSSLSSATTPQSSSSSNVPSDGSEMWTRKNAHNAIERRYRSNINDRIAGLRDVVPALREMQSRGPRRKRRRGKAEEVELVDGIRAATKLSKATILSKATEYICYLKSREVRLSREVAGLHMLLRSLEGGDELMSQWNAEMERLHAMYPPMDAVYPDGPAPPLSPSEDAEEGDLVDESDDADDSESVSSGGEPMRTKAARYMLGAFLIPSLLGRSDWGTEAPDATPQAHVMGVCHQLWKRSLGSSDTVHPYNHVPLSDLVWELLRGCALLGLIVVVLMSVGAHIRRWCRRLELKQSSRLQYVAGAEALLRTPVEQAQVAEPMQPAHAKRMYAQLSELLHVPRTYMALSWRIAWTCLCLITTLFPGVTAWIRYASADPTVSLLYRRAHMRRAELELTLGGDIQPSLAQRLYTLVVLQFAACIYCATVDESLLLALMYCDLAQRTRIPLLMRHGAYLWRKTGARLVDAPNSDETSQRMLAELLSVPVPQALAYARSNATEASVIVSPLANMLEALRQEALLSYWTTIITSMMRTASSAEKRWSPHVLDVIQDSASLRGIQQQLHALSRDGASSAALHEQMLVAQGMLELAAGQLTRAQMHARSLKQHQPSSLAAQQFLALWKDTPLVASAPRGPVDMLASVVIGWFVLLRKYHLHGGTHEVSDQVAACTSTLQELASQCLWTFVSPPEKGGHVYLQPEQAPCLVHALDLLMDQLSP, encoded by the coding sequence ACCTGACCTCTTCCTTACCAATCTGATCCATGATGTGGATCACACGTTCGCGGATGATTCGCTCACAGAGTTCTCCAGTACGATGAACCACTCCGGAAGCGACTCTGAGAGTAGCTCTGATGCCTTCAAAGATTTCATGATGCGCCAGTCATCGCCAGAGAGTTTGTCCAACACACCTCCGCTTGTTCACAGCTGCGGTGACGgtggcgtcgacggcaccACGACAAGTCCGCCTGATTTTCCCCTGGATACTCAAGATATGGCGCCTCTCACGAACCAGCAACTCGCCTCTATCTTTGGGTTTCCGCCGACGTCTTCGTGTAACCAAGAGCCCGTTCAGGGCATTTCGCCCTCGTCAGTTCAGCAAAGTCCACCTGTGTCGATGCATAAACCCGAAATACCTGTCCAAACTACTTCTCCCGTTTCTGAGTCGCAAGCCTCATCAGGCTCGCCGACGCAAGAATCCATCCTGGCTTCGCTTCACATGCAACCAGGCAGTAACAGCAATGCGATGACAGCCTTAAATCGTTTGCGTGCTGTCACACATGAATGTGAGCAAAAGAAGCAGGAGAATAAGCAACAGCAAGTGAAATCATCATTGTCCTCGGCGACAACGCCACAgtcttcttcctcatcgAACGTGCCATCCGACGGAAGTGAAATGTGGACACGTAAAAATGCTCATAATGCGATTGAGCGTCGATATCGGAGTAACATTAATGACAGAATTGCAGGACTGCGCGACGTAGTGCCCGCATTGCGTGAGATGCAGTCACGAGGACCACGACGTAAGCGACGGCGTGGAAAGGCCGAGGAAGTCGAATTAGTGGATGGCATCCGCGCTGCTACTAAGCTAAGTAAAGCTACCATCTTAAGCAAGGCCACCGAGTATATTTGCTATCTCAAGTCTCGCGAAGTGCGCTTGAGCCGTGAGGTGGCCGGTCTGCATATGCTGCTCCGCAGTCTCGAGGGCGGTGACGAGCTCATGTCGCAGTGGAATGCCGAGATGGAACGGCTGCACGCCATGTACCCACCAATGGATGCAGTGTACCCAGACGGTCCCGCACCGCCCCTGTCACCCTCGGAAGATGCAGAAGAAGGCGATCTTGTCGACGAATCGGATGATGCAGACGACTCTGAGTCCGTGTCGTCCGGTGGTGAACCTATGCGTACCAAAGCAGCGCGGTACATGCTGGGTGCATTTTTGATTCCATCCTTACTTGGACGTTCTGATTGGGGCACCGAGGCACCGGACGCGACGCCGCAAGCACATGTCATGGGTGTTTGTCACCAGCTATGGAAGCGATCGCTGGGTTCATCGGACACGGTCCATCCCTATAATCATGTTCCCCTTTCTGATCTTGTGTGGGAACTTTTGCGTGGCTGTGCACTCCTGGGTTTGATCGTGGTTGTCCTCATGTCGGTCGGGGCGCATATTCGTCGATGGTGTCGGCGACTGGAGTTGAAGCAGTCATCGCGACTGCAGTATGTCGCAGGCGCTGAAGCCTTGCTGCGTACACCTGTTGAGCAGGCCCAGGTGGCCGAGCCTATGCAGCCAGCTCATGCCAAGCGAATGTATGCTCAGCTGAGTGAACTGCTGCATGTGCCACGTACATACATGGCACTGTCCTGGCGCATCGCATGGACATGTTTGTGCCTCATTACGACTCTCTTTCCGGGTGTGACGGCATGGATCCGGTACGCATCGGCTGATCCAACGGTCTCGTTATTGTACAGGCGcgcgcacatgcgccgcgctgaGCTCGAGCTTACGCTGGGCGGTGACATCCAGCCGAGTCTGGCACAGCGTCTGTACACACTAGTCGTGTTGCAATTCGCTGCTTGTATCTACTGCGCCACGGTGGACGAGTCGTTACTTTTAGCGCTCATGTATTGCGActtggcgcagcgcacaAGAATACCACTTCTTAtgcggcatggcgcatATCTGTGGCGCAAGACGGGTGCGCGTCTTGTGGATGCACCGAACTCGGACGAGACCTCTCAGCGTATGTTGGCAGAGTTGCTCAGTGTTCCTGTGCCGCAGGCATTAGCGTACGCTCGAAGCAACGCGACGGAGGCATCTGTCATCGTATCGCCTTTGGCCAACATGCTAGAGGCACTGCGTCAGGAGGCGTTGTTGTCGTATTGGACAACGATCATCACGAGTATGATGCGGACGGCATCTTCGGCAGAGAAGCGGTGGAGTCCACACGTGCTGGATGTCATCCAGGACTCGGCGTCTCTGAGAGgcatccagcagcagctccatgCTTTGTCTCGAGATGGCGCTTCGAGCGCTGCGTTGCATGAACAGATGCTTGTGGCGCAGGGCATGCTTGAACTAGCTGCTGGACAACTGACGCGCGCACAAAtgcacgcgcgctcgctgaaGCAACATCAGCCGTCCTCGCTTGCTGCGCAGCAATTTTTGGCCCTATGGAAAGATACACCGCTCGTGGCGAGTGCACCGAGGGGCCCGGTTGACATGCTCGCCAGTGTGGTGATTGGGTGGTTTGTCCTGCTGCGCAAGTATCACCTTCATGGCGGGACACACGAGGTCAGTGACCAGGTGGCTGCATGCACGTCAACCTTGCAGGAGCTGGCGTCGCAATGCCTGTGGACGTTTGTGTCGCCGCCTGAGAAGGGAGGGCATGTATATTTGCAGCCCGAGCAAGCGCCatgcctcgtccatgcgcTGGACCTGCTGATGGATCAGCTGAGCCCGTAG